In Salinibacterium sp. dk2585, a single window of DNA contains:
- a CDS encoding lycopene cyclase domain-containing protein, producing MTYWALNAVFLAVVVLVASAALLARRSPQWRSVGLAALAVLALTAVFDNVMIAVDLFGYNDDRISGAFLGLAPLEDFAYAIAAVVLLPSLWDLFDRRGTHMNAEPVAAPEPAASDTERGRA from the coding sequence ATGACCTACTGGGCGCTCAACGCGGTGTTCCTCGCGGTCGTCGTGCTCGTGGCATCCGCGGCCCTGCTCGCCCGGCGCTCGCCGCAGTGGCGCTCGGTCGGCCTCGCGGCGCTTGCGGTGCTCGCGCTGACGGCGGTCTTCGACAACGTCATGATCGCGGTCGACCTGTTCGGCTACAACGATGACCGCATCTCGGGTGCCTTCCTGGGGCTCGCGCCGCTCGAGGACTTCGCCTACGCGATCGCGGCGGTCGTGCTGCTGCCTTCGTTGTGGGATCTGTTTGATCGGCGCGGCACCCACATGAACGCCGAGCCCGTCGCCGCGCCCGAGCCCGCGGCATCCGACACTGAACGGGGCCGAGCGTGA
- a CDS encoding prenyltransferase, with protein sequence MTALKTLILSSRPLSWINTAFPFAAAYLLTTREIDAVLIVGTIYFLIPYNLAMYGINDVFDYESDLANPRKGGVEGALLAPELHRPTLWAAALTNIPFLVFLVVVGGPLSWLVLAVSVFAVIAYSAKGLRFKERPILDSITSSTHFVSPALYGLVLAGAEFTPALWLILAAFFLWGMASHAFGAVQDVLADREGGIASIATVFGARATTRLAICLYLAAGILLLFTGWPGALAAVLALPYVWACAPFWNVTDATAETANRGWRKFLALNFACGFLVTMLLILWWNLSA encoded by the coding sequence GTGACCGCACTCAAGACGCTCATCCTGTCGTCGCGCCCGCTCAGCTGGATCAACACGGCGTTCCCATTCGCGGCCGCCTACCTGCTGACGACGCGCGAGATCGACGCGGTGCTCATCGTCGGCACGATCTACTTCCTCATCCCCTACAACCTTGCGATGTACGGCATCAACGACGTCTTCGACTACGAGTCAGACCTCGCGAACCCGCGCAAGGGCGGCGTCGAGGGTGCGCTGCTGGCGCCCGAACTGCACCGGCCCACCCTCTGGGCGGCGGCGCTCACGAACATCCCCTTCCTGGTGTTCCTCGTCGTGGTGGGCGGGCCTCTCTCATGGCTTGTGCTCGCGGTCAGTGTGTTCGCTGTCATCGCGTACTCGGCGAAGGGCCTCCGCTTCAAGGAGCGCCCCATCCTCGACTCCATCACTTCCAGCACCCACTTCGTGTCGCCCGCGCTTTACGGGCTTGTGCTCGCTGGGGCGGAGTTCACGCCCGCGCTGTGGCTGATCCTGGCCGCCTTCTTTCTCTGGGGGATGGCGAGCCACGCATTCGGTGCAGTGCAGGACGTGCTCGCCGATCGGGAGGGAGGAATCGCCTCCATCGCGACCGTCTTCGGCGCCCGCGCCACGACCAGGCTCGCCATCTGCCTCTACCTGGCTGCGGGCATCCTGCTGCTGTTCACCGGGTGGCCGGGCGCGCTTGCCGCCGTGCTGGCGCTGCCCTACGTGTGGGCCTGCGCACCCTTCTGGAATGTGACGGATGCCACGGCCGAAACCGCCAACCGTGGCTGGCGCAAGTTCCTCGCGCTCAACTTCGCCTGCGGCTTCCTCGTGACGATGCTGCTCATCCTGTGGTGGAACCTCTCGGCGTAG
- a CDS encoding MarR family winged helix-turn-helix transcriptional regulator, which translates to MAERPIGYWLKLVDRLIDERFAAIIEEHGVTRRQWQLLSVLSASSATLEQLDLAVAPFVEPGSSESAAEHLGELRESGWVTVTDGEYAITERGTIAFTRLSEVVDGLRNSLAKDFTEEEYLTTVNSLERMARNLGYTD; encoded by the coding sequence ATGGCTGAGAGACCGATCGGATACTGGCTGAAGCTCGTCGACCGCCTCATCGACGAGCGCTTCGCTGCCATCATTGAGGAGCACGGCGTGACTCGGCGGCAGTGGCAGCTCCTGAGCGTGCTGTCGGCGAGCAGTGCCACGCTCGAGCAGCTCGACCTCGCCGTCGCGCCCTTCGTCGAGCCCGGCAGCTCTGAGTCGGCGGCCGAGCACCTCGGCGAGCTGCGCGAGAGCGGGTGGGTGACCGTCACTGACGGCGAGTATGCCATCACCGAGCGTGGCACGATCGCCTTCACGCGGCTGAGCGAGGTCGTCGACGGGCTGCGCAACTCGCTCGCGAAGGACTTCACGGAGGAGGAGTACCTCACCACGGTGAATTCGCTCGAACGGATGGCACGGAACCTGGGCTACACGGACTAA
- a CDS encoding isocitrate lyase/phosphoenolpyruvate mutase family protein, with product MTNPTFVKAELLRSLHVPGSPLVVANVWDAVTARIVSEVPGMKALATASHSISFARGLPDGEGMTVDEALDAVKPIIGATELPVSVDFEKGYSKTAKGVEENVSRLIELGAAGLNIEDSVGPEKAPQFPIAEAADRVAAARAAGAVSGMPIVINARVDTLAAPGGDWDEAVERANAYLEAGADCIFFLGLKDEDMVKRALDEVNGLISVIGKPGGVPLKRLAELGVARVSFGPGTMGLTLAHLQDAAAQLTRLGPYPEELGFAF from the coding sequence ATGACCAACCCCACCTTCGTCAAGGCCGAGCTCCTGCGCTCGCTCCACGTTCCCGGTAGCCCCCTCGTCGTTGCCAACGTCTGGGACGCCGTGACCGCCCGAATCGTGAGCGAGGTGCCGGGCATGAAGGCCCTCGCGACGGCGAGCCACTCGATCTCCTTCGCGCGCGGGCTGCCCGACGGCGAGGGCATGACGGTCGACGAGGCGCTCGATGCCGTCAAGCCGATCATCGGCGCCACCGAACTGCCCGTGTCGGTCGACTTCGAGAAGGGCTACTCCAAGACGGCGAAGGGCGTTGAGGAGAATGTCTCCCGCCTCATCGAGCTGGGCGCGGCGGGCCTCAATATCGAAGACAGCGTCGGGCCGGAGAAGGCACCGCAGTTCCCCATCGCCGAGGCGGCCGACCGCGTCGCTGCCGCTCGTGCCGCCGGGGCGGTCTCGGGCATGCCGATCGTCATCAATGCACGCGTCGACACCCTCGCGGCGCCCGGCGGCGACTGGGATGAGGCCGTCGAACGAGCCAACGCCTACCTCGAGGCGGGCGCCGACTGCATCTTCTTCCTCGGGCTCAAGGACGAAGACATGGTCAAGCGCGCCCTCGACGAGGTCAACGGGCTCATCTCCGTCATCGGCAAGCCCGGCGGTGTGCCGCTCAAGCGCCTCGCTGAACTCGGCGTGGCCCGCGTGAGCTTCGGTCCCGGCACCATGGGGCTCACGCTCGCGCACCTGCAGGATGCGGCCGCCCAGCTCACGCGCCTCGGCCCGTACCCGGAGGAACTCGGCTTCGCCTTCTAG
- a CDS encoding alpha/beta hydrolase — protein MVTTLHDLVYASTPQRDVTLDLYVPDDGAPQHPLFIYLHGGGWKVGDKRDDVEGRMLPLVARGFVVASASYRLSGDALHPAAVHDVKAAVRWLRANASEYRIDPSRIGLGGASAGGHLASLAALSNGDPELEGIVGEHLDQSSSVGAVVAWYPPTDLVMSSFRSPFEARNLPEPSASGYLRLETVASDDRDLVLRAASPRWRAHRDAPPHLLLHGDRDAVVPLEHSRALHDALVGLGATSALHVVGGAGHEDPALETPSVMALIAGFLDEHLTPFPTQESPGGSAVTAPDS, from the coding sequence ATGGTGACGACACTGCACGACCTCGTCTACGCGAGCACGCCGCAGCGCGATGTCACGCTCGACCTGTACGTGCCCGACGACGGTGCCCCGCAGCATCCGCTGTTCATCTACCTGCACGGGGGAGGCTGGAAGGTCGGCGACAAGCGCGACGATGTGGAGGGGCGGATGCTTCCGCTCGTCGCGCGCGGATTCGTCGTCGCGAGCGCCAGCTACCGGCTCAGCGGCGACGCCCTCCACCCGGCCGCCGTGCACGACGTCAAGGCGGCCGTGCGGTGGCTGCGGGCAAACGCCTCCGAGTATCGGATCGATCCCTCGCGCATCGGGCTCGGTGGGGCGTCGGCGGGCGGCCACCTCGCGTCGCTCGCGGCGCTGAGCAATGGTGATCCCGAACTCGAGGGCATCGTCGGGGAACACCTCGACCAGTCGAGCAGCGTTGGGGCCGTCGTCGCCTGGTACCCGCCGACCGACCTCGTCATGAGCTCGTTTCGGTCGCCCTTCGAGGCGCGCAACCTGCCAGAACCGTCAGCGTCCGGCTACCTCCGACTCGAGACCGTGGCATCCGACGACCGTGACCTCGTGCTGCGCGCCGCGAGCCCGCGCTGGCGCGCCCACCGCGATGCGCCGCCCCACCTGCTGCTGCACGGCGACCGCGACGCCGTCGTGCCCCTCGAACACAGCCGCGCACTGCACGACGCACTCGTCGGCCTCGGGGCGACATCCGCCCTCCACGTCGTCGGCGGCGCGGGGCACGAAGACCCGGCGCTCGAGACGCCATCCGTCATGGCGCTCATCGCGGGCTTCCTCGACGAACACCTCACCCCTTTCCCAACTCAGGAGTCACCAGGCGGCTCGGCCGTCACGGCACCTGACTCCTGA
- a CDS encoding MFS transporter: protein MTKDHGSEAVPAPPIAANTRALGPIGRGVGAEPASKKVVRSWAMWDWAMQPFNTVILTFVWVSLYLTSRQFLEPEVAASGQLADGSWMSCALAENMGTEYCRGLTDLAEWWGWANFAAGILILVLAPVLGQQADARGNKKKWLIGATIAIALIQFSLFFVEADPKYFWFGALAVAIGAVVSEIGGVSYNAMLSEVSTPANVGRISGLGWGLGYIGGIIALVLCIPLIFGIGTDQALAFKLVAVVCAVWTILFAIPLFRNVPESPAYEDAQKASFFGSYVVLAKDLRTLFKHNRSTFWFLLSAAVYRDGLAGVFAFGAILAAQGFGFSTIEVMIFGVAANLVAGVSTIFAGRIDDVVGPKRLIVATLAGLVLMTVAVFALRDLGTIVFWVCGLILCAFVGPAQAASRGLLTRVTPAGMQGEIFGLYATTGRVASFLSPLAWALFLAAFGGIIYGVLGIGLVLLIGLVMLLFVRLPKYERLA from the coding sequence GCAGCCCTTCAACACGGTCATCCTCACCTTCGTCTGGGTCTCGCTCTACCTGACATCGCGCCAGTTCCTCGAACCAGAGGTCGCGGCATCCGGGCAGCTGGCCGACGGAAGCTGGATGAGCTGCGCCCTCGCCGAGAACATGGGCACCGAATACTGCCGCGGCCTCACCGACCTCGCCGAATGGTGGGGCTGGGCGAACTTCGCCGCCGGCATCCTGATCCTCGTGCTCGCGCCCGTGCTGGGCCAGCAGGCGGATGCGCGCGGCAACAAGAAGAAGTGGCTCATCGGGGCGACGATCGCGATCGCGCTCATCCAGTTCTCACTCTTCTTCGTCGAGGCAGACCCCAAGTACTTCTGGTTCGGGGCGCTTGCGGTCGCGATCGGCGCCGTCGTGAGCGAGATCGGCGGCGTCAGCTACAACGCGATGCTCTCCGAAGTCTCGACGCCCGCAAACGTCGGCCGCATCTCGGGGCTCGGCTGGGGTCTCGGCTACATCGGCGGCATCATCGCGCTCGTGCTCTGCATTCCGCTCATCTTCGGCATCGGCACCGATCAGGCGCTCGCGTTCAAGCTCGTCGCGGTCGTGTGCGCCGTGTGGACGATCCTCTTCGCGATCCCCCTGTTCAGGAACGTGCCGGAGTCCCCCGCCTACGAGGACGCCCAGAAGGCCTCCTTCTTCGGCTCCTACGTCGTGCTCGCGAAGGACCTGCGCACGCTCTTCAAGCACAACCGCTCCACGTTCTGGTTCCTGCTGTCCGCCGCCGTCTACCGCGACGGCCTCGCGGGCGTGTTCGCCTTCGGCGCGATCCTCGCCGCGCAGGGATTTGGTTTCAGCACGATCGAGGTCATGATCTTCGGCGTCGCCGCCAACCTGGTCGCCGGGGTCTCGACCATCTTCGCCGGACGCATCGACGACGTGGTCGGGCCGAAGCGGCTCATCGTCGCGACACTCGCCGGGCTCGTGCTCATGACGGTCGCCGTCTTCGCCCTCCGCGACCTCGGCACGATCGTGTTCTGGGTCTGCGGCCTCATCCTGTGCGCCTTCGTCGGCCCCGCCCAGGCGGCGAGCCGCGGACTGCTCACCCGCGTGACGCCCGCCGGCATGCAGGGCGAGATCTTCGGGCTCTACGCGACCACCGGACGCGTCGCGAGCTTCCTCTCCCCCCTCGCCTGGGCACTCTTCCTGGCCGCGTTCGGCGGCATCATCTATGGTGTGCTCGGCATTGGCCTCGTGCTGCTGATCGGCCTCGTGATGCTGCTCTTCGTGCGGCTGCCGAAGTACGAGCGCCTCGCCTAG